From the Lathyrus oleraceus cultivar Zhongwan6 chromosome 3, CAAS_Psat_ZW6_1.0, whole genome shotgun sequence genome, the window gtgttcatagatgatatattgatatattctaagacggaagaagagcatgcaggacatctgagaattgttttgcaggtgttaagggaaaagaaattatatgcaaagttatctaaatgtgagttctggttgaaggaagtgagtttccttggccatgtgatttcgagtggtgggatttctgttgatcctgctaaagttgttgctgtattacagtgggagactccgaagtctgctactgagatacgcagttttctggggttagctggttattatcgcagatttattgagggcttctctaagttggcattgccgttgacgcagttgactaagaagggtcaagtgtatgtgtgggatgccgcttgtgaagcgagttttgttgagttgaagaggcggttgaccagtgctccagtgttgatcttgcctaatcctggtgagtccttcgttgtctattgtgatgcttctttgatgggtcttggtggtgtcttgatgcagaacggtaaagttgtagcttatgcttctagacagttgaaagttcatgagaggaattaccctacgcatgatctagaacttgcagctgttgtatttgtgttgaaaatgtggaggcattatctgtatggttccagattcgaagtgttcagtgatcacaagagtctgaagtatctgtttgatcagaaagagttaaatatgaggcagagaaggtggttagaattactgaaggattttgactttgaattgagttatcatcccggtaaggctaatgtagttgcagatgcgctaagtaggaagtctctacatatgtctatgatgatggttcgggagcttgagttaattgaacagttccgtgatatgagtttaggttgtgaagtttccgccaatagtgtaaagttgggtatgctgaagttgactagtggaattctggaagatattcggaatggccagcaagttgatgtcgctctagtcgatcatattactatggttaaccagggtaatggtggtaattttgagattgatgggaatggcatcctgcgatttaaaggtagagtttgtgttcctgaggtgtctgaattgaaaaagagtattcttgaagagggccataggagtggattgagcatccatccaggtgcaactaaaatgtatcaagacttgaagaagttgttttggtgggctggtatgaaaagagatgttgctaagtttgtgtatgcctgtttgacttgtcagaagtcaaagattgaacatcagaaaccggcaggtatgatgcaacctttgaagattcctgaatggaagtgggatagcatttccatggattttgtgacgggattgccgaggacgacgaaaggtaatgattctatttgggtgattgtggatcgattgactaagtcggcgcatttcttgccgatgaagattaatcactctttagagaagttggcagagttgtatattgaggagatagtgaggctgcatggtattccatccagtattgtgtctgatagagatcccagatttacttctagattttgggaaagtttgcagaaagcgttggggactaagttgaggttgagttcagcttatcatcctcagactgatggtcagactgaaagaactatccaatccttggaggatttgttgagagcttgtgtgttggagcagagtggttcttgggatagttatttgccgttggtggagtttacttataataatagttttcatgctagtatcggtatggctccatatgaagcattgtatggtaggaggtgtagaactccattgtgttggtatgaatcaggtgagagtgttgtactcggacctgagattgtgcagcagacgactgaaagggttaagatgattcaggagaaaatgaagatttctcagagtcgtcagaagagttatcatgataacaggagaaaggcacttgagttccaagagggagatcatgtgttcttgagagttactccgacgacgggtgtgggtagagctttaaagtctaaaaagcttactccgaggtttgtgggtccgtatcagattttgaagagggttggggaagtggcgtatcggatagctttaccgccgtcgctttctaatctgcatgatgtgtttcatgtatctcaattaagaaagtatattgcggatccttcgcatgttgttcagttggatgatatccaggtgagggataatttgaccgtagaggtgttgccaattcggatagatgaccgagaagagaagaccctgagaggtaagaagattgctctagtgaaagttgtttggggaggtccagctggtgagagcttgacttgggagcgtgaagatcagatgaaggagtcgtatccggctctatttgcttgaggtatgttttcgaggacgaaaactcttttagtgggggagagttgtaacaccccgattaaaataagagaattatttaattgagttaatattattttattaatttaattaaataaagttgaattattggattattattattattattatagatattatttattttaataataattaaataaataaaataattggaatatgaagagtggaagggtaaaagtggaaattggataaaagaggccaaagtgagaattcagttttcacgtgttttgtctcagagtcagagaaaggggagaaacgctgaagagaaaaagaaggaagaggaaaaggccaaagattgctcagagcttccttcaatccaaagaggtaaggggtctgaaccttattaaacaataatatgctgaaaatggtgaaatattgtgtgaacgaaattgggattttagtcgaaggaattcgtagaaattatatgcaatgatgttaggattgtgaaatcgaataggagactaatcgtactagatgatatgagtgattgtgtgcgaaatttggactgtggaaggatgaatttggatagatctcgtagtAGAGAAAGCCATGGCAGATCTGGAGatctggtctctggtcatacgcgtatggcactaggcaatacgcgtatgagatggcctggtacgcgtatggcactaggcaatacgcgtatggatgaagaagatggaattttgaacgtgaaatggtctctggtggtacgcgtatggggaagtgatacgcgtagcatacgcgtatgggaatggccaatacgcgtatggatttggtcaggcgtgggcaatacgcgtatgagcataggcaatacgcgtatgagcagacttgtggtctttcctggctgttgttgtgcagtttcggttgtttaggctgagcgaggtaacttagctgatgcatagtatacgagggatcaattcccgttgctttgagtggtatagatattagtagagtgcgataatactgtgtttgattatgtggcatgatgtgatatgcttttatgatagaatgtgttaatgatgatgataacatgactatatgatgctgttgttgctatgttgattatgatgaatgcttggtgtgcatgcattcatgaaaggcagatgcctagtgatgaacggactgagttccaatgatgttgttgactccgggcttgttgagaggcttggttccttacggggaactcggattctatggtgatgaatctgggagtggtgatcctgtagttggtcacaaaatgggtataccgagtcgtgttgagtcatgcatgggtgtgtgcattgcattgatatgttgttttgttgatgttcatgagtatgttgattatgatgattatgatgagctgtgttggtataggtgaaatatatttatgtttatatttctgtcgttatattattgtttaataatgtaattctcaccccttctgcatgtgtttatgttcatctatgatgagcaatgtgcagataaagcggAGTAGATATTGTTGAGGTTCCaggaataagtgtagagttattctacagagtcgagtcaaatgctctggtcatgtgacaccggggattatgggattcgatagctaaattattattattatttacgttgtttatgatgactaattgttgagataatgttgaaacatttttataatatttatgttgtgtccgctgcgaagttttaataaaataaataatatgaattatgttgtgatgcgataagtgttatgttttaagaaatgtaaactcttctacatgttgtactctgataatctacttaaatatgtcgtttggggtagaagggtgttacaaaagTGCTGTATGAGGTTGCTTGCTTATGAGGAAGAGTTAGTGAGGGAGTTATTGAGCTGTTAACCTCAGTTATTTTGCAGGTGGACGTAGAAGGTCGTTGGGTTTGGATTTTACATCTCTGTTCATGCTACATAGTCAACAATGCTTATAAAAATTTGTCTGAAGTTAATGCAAATAATAATCAGGCTAACTACAATTTTTTATGGTTGAAGAATGTGCCGCTTAAGGTATCTATTTTTTTGCTGTTGTTACTGAATCATAGTTTGACTAAGGAGTATCTGGCTAGGAGGCAAAATCTTGCCACAGACGATAAAAAATGTGTGGCGAATTGTGGCGTGGATAAAGACAAAGATCATTGTTTGTAACATGTGATTTTTTTGGTAGGCCATGGTCAATTATACTAATTGGTTAGGATTCTCTACGGCATCCCAAGGAATGATTTAGGATCATCTATTGCAGTTTGGTGGGCTTGGTGGTTTTCAAAAAATACTCGATTGACTTTTAACACTATTTAGTTCGCGATGATTTGGGTTATCTAAAAAGAGCAAAATAGGCGTATTTTCCAGAATAATGTGGAGCATTTGCAGGCGCTATCTAAAAGGGTGAAACTTCAGTCATTTTGGGAGTTAAAGTCgaaatatgtttttttttaattatgaTTGCCAGTTATGAAGGTTAAATACTTTATCTTGCTTATCAACGATTATGTAGACCTCTTTcttattttttcaaaattttgaaTTGTAACTTTGAATTTTTTCTTATCATTCTTGATACATCTTGTATTGGATTGACTTATTTTTATGCTGGATTGACTTGTTTTAGTCATTAATATATATTTCACTATGtatttttctaaaaaaataatAGTTATTTTAAATGATGAAACATTGTCTAATTATCTAAATTATTTCGAGACATTAAAATTTGAAAGTATTTCTAAAAATATATTCTTAAATCATATAAAAATCCATCTTTATTAGTTTaaaattctttttctttttataaaGAAAAATTAAATGAGTTGAACTCCGATTCACTAGGATCATAAAGGATTTTAAAgataaaatatatatatatatataaacaaaaaattaatatatataaaacAAAAATTACATTCATGACTTTTTAGATATATAAATTAATTTGTTACCAATTGAACAAATATTTCTTTATAAAATGATTCTTTTCATTCTTTCCAATTTAAATCTAACAAACAAAAAGAGAAAATATTTAGTTATAATATAAATTTAATAAACGTTTAATGAATAATTCTTGTTTTTaattatataaatatatatatatatatatatatatatatatatatatatatatatatatatatatatatatatatatatatatatatatatatatatatatatatataaaataagaTCCCGTGGGATCACATTTATGTCCATTAAAATCTAAGtcattcattttattttattatattaatttaattataaaaattaaactaaataataTGAAAGTTTATTTAATTTCTTGAAAACTTTGATGATAAAATGAGTGATGTAGAATGTAACGAAGCGGAGTATAACTTTTATTCTATTGCTTAAATAGTTTGATAAATTTTTTCGGAAACAAAACAAATTATTTATTCCGTTAAATCAAAAATAAATGAATATGATTATGAAATGAGAATGTTACCCATCTAattttatattatattaataataaaataaatttaattgTTATATATCAGGATTAGTTATTCATAACTATTGATTTATTTAAAatgtttaatttttattttaatcatttaaaaGTAGTACAAACAGATAATTGTAATATAGATTGTataaatttttttacactgataatatataataattaatctttaataaaatattatttacatCTATTCCATTCCAGATCATCTATTTCATCAATCCAAACAAAGAAGAAATTTAATCCGTCCCACCTTAATAATTTATGTCATTTTAACtcatatttaattaaataacaCCAAGATACAAGGTTTGTTAAATATTTAAAGGATTCAAACATAAATTTTTAGCATTTAAAAGACAATCTTTTTTAGATAAAAAATATGTATACATTTATAGAAAATAGTTACACAAAAATATAACGTTATCCTTTACTAGACAATcttttataaaattataaaaacaatcttttataaaattataaaatcaatcttttctagacaaaaaaaaatagtaattttataaaattaaaaatatttttaaatgaatGATGGAGTATCATTTTTCCACTAGAAAAGGTGTTTGTATTATTCAATTAATTAAAAATCCAAAAACCCAACTAGACACACCAGCATACCAGCTAAAAGCTGCATCTAAAGCAAATCATCCAAAGCCATCACACAAACCAACGAACGCATCTCTTTCTTCTTTCTCTTATCTCTCACCTCACTCAACCACCTTCCAAACCAGTTTCTCTTTTTCATAAACCCTATTCCCAATCTTCTAAACTTCAACTTCAATTTCCCCAGTTTCCATTAATCAAAAATACcatattattattattcaaaTATCCAAATCCAAAATTCAAAACTGGAGTTGTTTTTTTCTGAGAAATGCCAAGTGTGGCTGTAAAACTCTACAGCGTATTCTTCAAGTTCCTCTTGAAGCACCGTTTACAAAACCGGATTCAAGCCCAACCCGATAACTCTAACTCATTCGGTATCACTTCCCGACCCGAAGAATCCGTCGCTAACTCTAACCCTTCTTTCACCGACGGTGTCGCCACCAAAGACATTCACATCGATCCTTTCACTTCTCTTTCTATCCGAATCTTCCTTCCTCAATCCGCGCTTTCTCCACCCGAGCCTCATTCCAAACCTAAGTCTAACCCTAAACAACTAGATCCCGAGCCTGGATCTGTACGGCGAAGTAGCTATGGTCCTCCGTTCAGGGAAGAGCTCCGAGGGAATGTTTTTGGAGGTAGTAATGGTGTTGAGGGTTTGAATTTGATGGGCGCTGGTGTTGTAACCGGTGCTGGATTGTACCGTGGGTACTCGCCGGCGTTGGATAATCGACGGAGGAAATTGCCGGTGATGTTGCAGTTTCATGGGGGTGGTTGGGTTAGTGGGAGTAATGATTCGGTGGCGAATGATTTGTTTTGTCGGCGGATCGCGAAGCTTTGTGATGTGATTGTGGTTGCTGTTGGGTATAGGTTGGCGCCAGAGAGTCGGTATCCGGCAGCGTTTGAGGATGGGTTGAAGGTGTTGAATTGGTTGGCGAAGCAGGCAAATTTGGCGGAGTGTAGTAAATCTATGGGGGTTGGGAGGGTTGGTGGAGGAAGCCATggcggtggtggtggtggtggtggtggtgagTTTAACAAATCCGATAATCATAGGCATATTGTTGATTCTTTTGGTGCTTCAGTGGTTGAGCCTTGGTTGGCTAGTCATGGAGATCCAACAAGGTTTTCACTATTTCATTGCTCTATTCTATTATTTTTATGTTAATTGTCATGATCATAGCCTGCTTTGTTTGCATTACCTCATTAAGCATTTCAAGATTTAGAATTTAAGATCAAAGAGTAGTCTTTTTCTTAATCTGTTAGGCTAAATTGTTATATCCGCCATTGAATTTGACAACATTTTGTACTAAATCGTGTGGCACAAAACTTTAGTGGTTTGTTAAGTTCTGCTACTCTATAGTGCCACTATATCCCCTATTTCACCTTTTCTTTATACTATGCGTCATTGTGAGTGAAATGCCTTCTCTTATTGTTTTCTCTTGTAGATATAGTTAGTGATTCATTATAGACTGTACTAAAATAAGGTAGGTCAAGGGATCCttgaatttttggaaagaggtGGGGAAGGGAGTATACTGTATGAACAAAACTCTAATTATGATTATGATGAATGCTAGTTTAAGTTGAATCCAATTTTTCTGTTGTTTGACATGAATTGATTGAATAGAGGTTCTGTCTGATAAACAACTAACAGCCTATCATGTGACTAATCTTGGCACATTGTTTTATTTATTTGATAGTCCACATATTTCGGCAGTTTCTGGTTTGTGGGGAAAATTGTTTGCTATTTAACCTATTTTTAGATTCTTCCGATGTACAAGTTTTCACATGGTCTCACTACTGTGTTTAGGGAAATTATAGGCTCTCTGTTAATAGGAGAAATTATAGGCTCTCTGTTAATGGAATGGAATGCCAGAAAAACTTCTGGTTGGTAGGTTATGTGACGGCTGGCAGATGTCATTCTGCTCTGCACTACTGTGTTTAGGGAAATTATAGGCTCTCTGTTAATAGGAGAAATGAACTAGCAGATCCGTAGTTCGTTATTTCTTGCTTTTGTCTGATAGTTTGTTTACTAGACACGTTATTGATTTATGGTTGGGGTATCAAATTTTCAGTTTTTCTAGAAGGAAGTGTCATCCATACTATGCCTGTGAAGTgcctttttaaaaaaaaatttatttccATCTATTTAGTATGTTTATGCTGTTTTTTAGCTGTGCCCACAGGATGTCTCTTTATACTTTGTAATTTATTGGCATCCATTGGCATTATTATAAGTTTTTTGATCAGTGTGCCCTTTTAATGAAGTCAGGTGATTTAAATGCATCCCAGAAGGCCTTATTCTACTTTATCCATTTTATTGACAAAGGGGTAAGTAGAGTGTTGTCAATTGTGGATAGCGGAAAATAGAGGACTGTTGAAACTCCGCTATGCAATAGTGCTAGAGCGGCTATTTGACAACATTTTGTACTAAATATTGTGGTTTGTCTAAATTCTGCCACACTACGCCGATATAGTGCTGTTATCCCGTCTATTTAACAATATTGCCTAAGAACTTACTATATGTAGTAGACCCATAGTAGGGGCCCACAAAGAAGAATAATGACATGCCTCCCATTTAGTTTCTTTTCTTCTCTCTTTTATAGTTGATTCTATAACCATTTTTAGAGTTTTCTGGTTTACTTTTTTCCGATGCTCTTCTTTATCTTATAGATATGGCTAAGAATATCATGTCATCTTTAATCTTTTCTCCCCTGTATCTTGACACCCTATCCCCACACTATCTTCTATACTAAGCTGATTTCTAGGATGCCTTTTTTTAACATCCCAAATATTTATACTTCAAAGTTTGGTTAGGGAAGTTGATGAtcaaatattataatttttattaGGACCCAAGCCAACAATTTGGGAATTCATTACAGAAAAAATAAGAGAAAGAAGGAAATGATAATGTAGCATGGGGTGAAGAGAGTGTTACCCAACTTAGGGGATACAGTTATATAGGTGCTGAGGAGAGAGAAGGAAGGAGTATCTTGGAAAATTATTTCGGGGTTTATTACGGGCATAGTACATTGTTCTCAATAGGAGCTCAACTCTGGACAACATAATATTCATTGTTCTGGAGTTGTTTTTTTTTTCCCAGCAATAATACACCTTGTTTTTCCGCTATTGATCTGGTTTCTCTGTTAAGTACTACTGTGTGCAACCAGTTTGCATCATTTTTTTTTCTTGAAGTTGTGATTTACAAATAATAAACCGCTTATTATTTGAGTGCATATTTTGCTATTGTTTAAGTGATTAGGTGAATTAAGACTATTGTTTGGGCATGTGGTAGAACATATTGTGATACTGATAGGTAACCCTGATTAGCTAGCCAGTTAATGGATTGATTAGTTAAGGGAAAAAGTGAGTAATGAGTGTATATAAATAAGAGTAAGGGTTTATAGGGAAATCATCTTGTCATTTAGGAAATAGTTGGGGCCTTAGAGCATTTGGGAGGTAGGCTGTGCCTCAAATGTCTGCTGTAACTTTTCTTTATCCAGAGTATTCTTCCCTATTTTCTCGCAGGTTAATACTCTATTAGTTCTATAACTGTTCAATTCAACTTTTATAGTGATTTTTTTGTTCCAACATACATTGTTGGGTATATGGTGTTGCATGTTACATTCTTAGTGGACCGGTGTGATACTCTCCAAGACTTGGAATACCTAAAGACTCTCTCCTCCAACAGATCCCTTCTTTGTCTGAATTAAAAACTATAATAACATCATAAGTTGCAGAATCACACTTTTACATAGATGCTGTTATATTGTTTGTCATTTCTCGCTGTCATGATTCCTTTTTGTTACAGTTGTAATTGAccttttttatttcttttatatTGAAACAGATGTGTTCTTCTTGGAGTGAGCTGTGGTGCGAATATTGCAGACTACGTGGCTCGAAAAGCTGTGGAAGGAGGCAAGCTTTTCGACCCTGTCAAGGTGGTAGCGCAGGTTTTGATGTATCCATTTTTTGTTGGCAGCGTTCCCACGCGCTCTGAAATAAAATTGGCAAACTCCTACTTTTATGACAAAGCTatgtgcatgcttgcatggaAACTTTTCCTACCCGAGGAAGAATTTAGTTTGGACCATCCAGCTGCAAATCCCCTGGTCTCAGGCCGGTCTCCTCCTTTAAAGTCGATGCCTCCAACATTGACAGTGGTGGCAGAGCATGACTGGATGAGGGATCGTGCCATTGCTTACTCAGAGGAGCTCCGGAGGGTGAATGTTGACGCACCTGTTCTCGAGTATAAAGATGCAGTGCACGAATTCGCAACACTTGATGTAC encodes:
- the LOC127128032 gene encoding probable carboxylesterase 11 — its product is MPSVAVKLYSVFFKFLLKHRLQNRIQAQPDNSNSFGITSRPEESVANSNPSFTDGVATKDIHIDPFTSLSIRIFLPQSALSPPEPHSKPKSNPKQLDPEPGSVRRSSYGPPFREELRGNVFGGSNGVEGLNLMGAGVVTGAGLYRGYSPALDNRRRKLPVMLQFHGGGWVSGSNDSVANDLFCRRIAKLCDVIVVAVGYRLAPESRYPAAFEDGLKVLNWLAKQANLAECSKSMGVGRVGGGSHGGGGGGGGGEFNKSDNHRHIVDSFGASVVEPWLASHGDPTRCVLLGVSCGANIADYVARKAVEGGKLFDPVKVVAQVLMYPFFVGSVPTRSEIKLANSYFYDKAMCMLAWKLFLPEEEFSLDHPAANPLVSGRSPPLKSMPPTLTVVAEHDWMRDRAIAYSEELRRVNVDAPVLEYKDAVHEFATLDVLLKSPQAQVCAEDIAIWAKKYISLRGHEFSY